In the Sebaldella sp. S0638 genome, one interval contains:
- a CDS encoding acyltransferase, which translates to MNFKYLLTNKLEVKKSNKLNFEKHSKIKYNKIKIKGRNNCITTSDNSVLKECHIEITGDNNNITLSANSKVAKCKIQITANNSYIKFDENTNIQGSNIHQFSNEGTISIGEYTTFTGVNLISEETNNQIIIGKNCMFSYGINIRNTDSHPIYDLDNYLINKGKQVTINNNVWVGMDVTILRGSNIEDGCVIGAKSLVSGNINKKNSIVAGVPAKIIRENIKWERKFK; encoded by the coding sequence TTGAATTTTAAATATCTATTAACAAACAAATTAGAAGTTAAAAAAAGCAATAAATTAAACTTCGAAAAACATTCCAAAATAAAGTACAATAAGATAAAAATAAAAGGTAGAAACAATTGTATTACAACTTCAGATAATTCCGTTCTTAAGGAATGCCACATCGAAATAACTGGAGATAACAATAATATAACTTTATCAGCTAATTCAAAAGTGGCTAAGTGTAAAATCCAAATTACAGCAAATAATAGTTATATCAAATTTGATGAAAATACTAATATACAAGGTAGTAATATCCATCAGTTTTCCAATGAAGGTACAATTTCTATAGGAGAGTATACAACTTTCACTGGTGTTAATTTAATTTCGGAAGAAACTAATAATCAAATTATTATTGGGAAAAACTGTATGTTCTCATATGGAATTAATATTAGAAATACTGATAGTCATCCTATTTATGATCTTGATAATTACCTAATTAATAAAGGAAAACAAGTGACTATAAATAACAATGTTTGGGTTGGGATGGATGTTACTATTCTTAGAGGTTCTAATATTGAAGACGGCTGTGTGATAGGAGCCAAAAGTTTAGTTAGTGGTAATATAAATAAAAAAAATAGTATTGTGGCTGGAGTTCCTGCTAAAATCATAAGAGAAAATATCAAATGGGAACGTAAATTTAAATAA
- a CDS encoding phage antirepressor N-terminal domain-containing protein, whose product MKILKKEVEFNGVNLTGIKTQEGKIYIIVKAFCEILGIDPSGQLKRIKRDETLNEGVDMMSIPTESGKQDTTLLELDFLPMWLTGIRAERCKKEIRPYLKEFKLKAKDVLADAFLGKRLEPKF is encoded by the coding sequence ATGAAAATTTTAAAAAAAGAAGTTGAGTTTAATGGAGTTAATTTAACAGGAATTAAAACACAAGAAGGTAAAATTTATATCATTGTGAAAGCTTTCTGTGAAATTTTAGGTATTGATCCAAGTGGACAACTTAAGAGAATCAAGCGTGATGAGACTTTAAACGAAGGTGTGGACATGATGTCCATACCTACTGAAAGCGGCAAACAAGATACAACCTTATTAGAACTTGACTTTTTGCCTATGTGGTTAACAGGCATAAGGGCAGAACGTTGTAAAAAAGAAATACGGCCATACTTAAAAGAATTTAAACTAAAAGCAAAAGATGTTCTGGCTGATGCTTTCTTGGGAAAAAGACTAGAACCTAAATTTTAA